The Paramisgurnus dabryanus chromosome 24, PD_genome_1.1, whole genome shotgun sequence genome contains the following window.
tATTTGTAtcttattatgcaaaatccacttttacaaggtgtttggacataatgtgtgttggcaaTCTGTGAACACAACCACTCTACGATGAACAAAACTCGCTCCTTGTTTTTAATCGCCATAAActaaagcagtctcattagacatgccgttttgattcttttattaatgtgaggtcacattaaTAACGCCCAGCCCACTTACTatagtttccaccctcagcgagtttgtactctgtccactagatgctattgtctcagactgtactaatcaaatttattttaactaaaatcgctcactgtctgtttgtaaggaagtgaggagctgtagctcatttgcatttaaaggtacagtgcgTTTTTGCTCCTAGCCAGATAGGGGCATTTTGggcatgctataataaatgatctgtggggtattttcaGATGAAACTTCATTCACATTCTGGACACACCTGAGATTTATATTAGTTCTTGTAAAAAggccataataggtgccctttaataaaaaaagagaaaaataaatatgtatggaCATTTAAACTTCCCTCAAACAACAAATcgggtggtggtggcctaagacttttgcacagaacTGTATATATTGATttgaattttaattatttatactttttaaattatttatcatattttgaATCCGGACAACATAAAACGTCTTTAAGACAAATAGAGGAATATTAATTGCTAATTTGTAATTCAGGTCATCTCAAATCACTCATATGACAAGACGCCATGTTATAGGATATGAGATAATCACAATATATAGGTGTTTTGTATACATTAAACAGACTTTGATATACAGTAGGGGCCAAATGTGATGTCCAATTTTGAACAATGAacatatttgctttttaaagatatattaTGCATATTTGATATGCATTTTTAAGATGTTGCATGCATGTTGCATTGGTGCGTTTGGCATATACATTTTTGTCCATTTTGTACCTCACATGTATTTGAAGATTTAATTTAATCTAAAAGGGCCATTTAAGGCAAATTGTTTGGAAATTTTACCTCACTCACAATTTTGGCATCACGTTCGACCACTACTGTGTGCTTACATTTGATAATAGAACTTTATTATTAGGTCTCTAAAGCACTGTTAAAGCAACATTTACCAAGTTTTGACATGAATTTATTCATATAAGTCAGTATTAAAATACACACGTGTAAAACTAgtgacaaaaatgcaaaaaaataagtaaattgCAGACGAATTTCTCTGAAACTTACCTGTCAATCCATCGTGCCGTATTTACCGCATGGTTTTCACTCTAGAATAAATGCTCTTGAGTAAATATCTATCTAAAGTTTTCAAGGACTTTGCTCAAAATTGGTTCGGTTGGATAATCTGTCCAAAGATTAAAACAAAACTAAATCTGGCGAGGCATCACTTCAATCTGGCCCCCACTGACCTCTCCAGCATGAGTGAATATGGCTGAGATTATAACCGTCACTGGATTTGTGACGTCACCCACTGATCCCAGCTGTTTAATCGGACACTGAAGTCAGATTATGTGGATGTTCCCAAAACTGTTACCagtaattttaaacttgactttaTGTAACGTAAATTATAAAATGGATCACAAAACAATTTGGTTTACACATGATATTTTGTTGGTTATGTTTGCATTTACTCACACTTCACCCAATTACGGTCAAACTGCTCCATCTAGTGGTAATAGAAAGATACTGTTTTATTAACTGTTTCTAGCAGTTTCTAGTAGCCTATATGTGGCTTTTCCAtagtaataaaataaacagtAGTGGATAACTGGATCCTTGTGAGACTTACgtaatatttttacttttatataCAAATTGTATAATAATAACTGACAGCTAAATGGCTGCAAATAACAGTAAGTCATTTTAACGatttaaaaatgctaatttacatatGGCGTAAAAAGAAgcctacatattttttatttcgacgttcatattattttttatattattattattattattgtaaaatcCCTTGCAAAAAATAATACACATGTCGcgaatgtttatgtttataatttttttgattCAGTTATAATTTActataaaaaactataaaagtCCTATTATTTTATCTGCCCCGATTTATTCAAATCAGTAAAAATTGTAAACAGTTATTAAAAGTCTTGTTGGTCATATGATGTAACGACATCAGCTGAGCTGATAGGAAAGGGATGCTGCTGATGTCACAGCGCTAGTCGGGCACGCGCTTCAACTATTTACACACAGAAATAGGGTACGTTTCCTTATTTTAGCAATTTATTAGTTGcatttggtaaaaaaaatgtgttatatGAAGGGTTTGGCTTGGTTTTGAAAGGTTTTTGGACGCGGACGTGTGTTGCTTTGGTTTGTTGTCGTATTTTTCCAACAGTCGCAGCAGTCGAGCTCGTGCTAACTGAAAAACTGACAGTCGGCGAAGTTAAACTATAACTAACTGTATTTACAGTCAAATATCTACATATGTTTGGTATTATACGCGTAAATATCCTCGCAGGTATTTGGAATaaatgtgttgtgttgttttttgcagGTTGTTTTTGGAGGATGGCGTTTGTGAAAAGCGGGTGGCTTCACAGACAGAGTGAGTCTTTACTGAAActgactttaaagggatagttcacccaaaaatgataaatctgatataatttactcactctcatgttgttacaaacctgtataaatgtattgaaTCTGATGagcacgaaggaagatattttgagaaatgttagtaaccaaaccgatcatgagccccattcactttcatagtggggataaaagaatactatagaagtgTGCTTacgatcggtttggttacaaacatcccTCAAAATATCTTGTCTTGTGTTTATCAGACAAAAGAAAGGTTTGTAAGATCATGAgagcgagtaaatgatgacagaattactgtccctttaactcaTTACTTAATCTTAGttatttaaaggtcacattaAATGACCTTTTTGGATCATTATTGTACTTCATCCAAGAGACTACATAGcacttttataatttaaaacctAACATTAATAAATGATTGAGAGGTGTAAAATGTTAAGGGTTTCTTAGGTTAAGGTTTGGTTTTCTTatttaaacactttaaaaatTTATGCGTCAAAAGTTGTTCCTCTTTTTGGTAAATTATTTCATGATAAGTTCTCTTTCTCTATGCTTGTGTCGCATGTTTGGGCCCTATAGTGTCCAAGTTTAGGAAgcacagttcacccaaaattgaaaattctgtcatttactcactctcatgttgttacaaacctgtataaatgtctttgttttgataaaaacagaggaagatattttgaggaatgtttatgCGCCCCATGCACTtgcatagtattctttttttcctactatggaagtaaattgGGCTTGTGATCAAATATCTTACTTCgcgttcatcaaaacaaagaaatttatacaggtttgttacaacatgagagtaagaaATTATGGCAGAATTTTCacttttgagtgaactatccctttaaagtcctTGTGAAGTTTTGATGTCCAGAAATGCTATGAATGTTGGTAGCTCAGTGAAACTTAGAGTTGTTTTTTTATCAGGCACCATCTTGCGTCGCTGGAAGAGGAACTGGTTTGACCTCTGGTCAGATGGACGTCTGGTCTTCTACGATGACCAACAGCGACGGGACATGGAGGATCAGATTCACATGAAGGTGGATTGCATCAACATCCGCAGCGCCAATGCGTGTAAAGGTGAATGTGAATTACAATTTATCTACAGTCATGCAAATCATCGTTTAATTGTATACTGGGAATTCTTCTGTGGCCtctttagtttatttttatttaaacgataaaataattttaagaacattcagtgaaaatataaccttgatatctttaatattgactgagaaaGACTTTTTTCATAACTAGATTTTGAAACTTTAGCCTGAATTGCAAAGAAAGTTTAAAATGTTTCCAAAATGACATCAAAGCACTGTATTAATAATGCTATTTACATGTCACATTACAGACATGCAATGTCAAGTTGACAAACTGCGTTTCATTGTTTTCAGAGCTCACGCCACCTGACGGCAAAAGCAAAGATTCCCTTCTGCAGATCGTGTGCCGGGACGGTCGTGTCATAAGCATCTGCGCAGACAGTGCAGACGATGCTTTGTGAGTCATTTGAAATCCTAAATTTGAGCGCTAATCCGTTTTCTTAAAGacgacatatcatgaaaatctgactttttccatgtttaagtgctatatttggatcccaagtgcttctatcaacccagaaaatgtgaaaaagacccagtaacttagttttggtaaaccattctctgcaagcatgtgaaaaataggtcattgaaatttggttccccttgtgatgtcagaaggggataataccgccccttaatctgcactatccaaccacggcactgccatttagtgcagagatcagctcattatttgcatttaacaggacacacccaaaaatggcacatttttgctcaaaaacCTACGAAGTGGCAATTTTAagtaacatgctataataaatgatctatatgttattttgagctaaaacttcacatatgtactctatTTAGCTATCTTAAAAAAGTCATATTTGAAAAATTATTGAAAGTCATTGTTTATCCGTTTTCTCCCAGGGCATGGACCATAGCTCTACAGGACGCTAGAGTCAATATGGTGAGTCACTGTGTGCTTTCATAACCTTATTATGGGTGGGGAAAGCAAACGCATGTTTACCTTCCCAATAGCCTGGAGGGAATCTGCAAACTTTCCACAATTATTTTGGGCCAAAATCTATGGAGTTCtgttctgtgttatttttgtttgtagGTTGTGGCACCCAATCAGATTGGTTTTGCTGAGGAAGCATCAGCCCCTCCTCCCTATTCTGAATTAAATCCGTCTCCGCAGGTAACATATTTTAAGCAATCTAACAGCTATTTATCTGATTCTGTCCTaagcaaaaaaatgtatttttggctttatTTTTCTGATTAGGTTTACTACCCTGATGGATATGGAGGGTATGTGCCCCATCCTCCACCTTATGCTACACAGATGGTGTACTCGGCAGATGGACAGCAGTATGCAGTCAACTACCCTTATCATTATCAAGGTGATGATGCCTTTATTTACATTTGCAGAGGCTTTATGACCTTGTTTTTTGACAACtaatataaagtttattttctcTTGTCAGGTGGTTACACACCCAACCATGTTGTAGTGCAGGAGCGTCGCCGGGATGACGCAGGTGACGTTGCTCTGGGAATGTTAGCCGGCGCTGCGACGGGATTGGCCCTCGGCTCTCTGTTTTCTGTGTTCTGATATCTCTGTTTAAACTAAGCTTAACCCTTAAGTCCCCTTTGATCAAGCAACCTGCAGCTGTTTAACTTTAGTCTTTACATGTAACGTATGCTGTAGGTCTAATCAATTTGTCTTCATACCAAAGTTTTATTGATACTTTTGATAAGGCAAAGGAGGACACTCCAAATGTTGAGTCATAAAGTACTAGTTATATTTAACAATAACCTATCTTAAAATGGTACAGTCCCTGAAAACTGATTAAATTGATGATGGGCAAACcagatatttttttctttttgatcTGCCTTTAAGAAACGGTTCACTTAAAATAGATATTGTGACATTCTTCTAGATtaatacttaaaatgtttttttattaaacattaccATCATGGTTAAGTTGGAAGGAAGGATTGTAATGCATACTGATTATGTTAGTTGATGATTATTATATGTGCCAGTTGGAGTTGGTCATGTTATTATTCACGAATGAATTAAACTAATCCTTCGACTTCCCTTTACcatattttcatatttgttgGTGGcctttgtttaatattttgttgtgCTCATTTATGCTTCAGTATTTCTTTTGTGATGTTATAAAACGTcctttataaaattatttatttattttgtttgtcatttaaatgcTATGTTTCGTCTCGACTCCTGTTTACGCGTGGATATTTTGAGTTCATCTAAATCGTTTAGCTATCTCAAATGAATTAGCACAATTATTCACAATGTTTGTGACCGAACGCTTCAGGTGGGAAGTTACTAGAGATGTATTTTCTGGTAATGTGGCATTGAATATACTCTTGAAATTATTGTAGCATTTGCACAAAATTGTGTGATTGAATTTGTTCTTTGCTGTTGTGTATACTTATTTATGTAACAAGTGTTGAAGCTTAATCATACTATGTAAAATTCATACATGATGTTTCAGGTTATGGATTTCAGGTCATTGTTTTGGCTTTTTAAGACCGATGATTCAGAAAAATGAAGTCTTGCATCCAAAATCATATTTGATTGATTCTTTTTATTGTGCTGTTTGTTTTTGCTCTTTTTTTGCTTTGCTTAGCCCTTTCAAAGTCTTTCATTGCAACAtattaatgttatgttgtaaaatgtatacacgatatatattaaataatcaGTGTGTTATTAATAAACTATTAAATTAAGACTTCTTGTCATGTTGTCTGTTCAATACATTCAAATAACTCAAAACCCAACTAaagttctttttttgtgatttacagtttctacataaaatcattttaaataatgtaaagaacattgtgtgGAAAATAACcgtgatatatttaatattgattaagatcaataaatcaaactttgatgctcccaaTCTAATACTtggattatgagactttagcctggattttgcACAAATGCAGGATTTACCACCTGTTAGGCAGACGGCagattataattatttatatattatataactATAAATCTGTTATTTACAATACATTACTACATTGTGCTGCAATTACTAGGCCAAGTGCGCCCTCTTCTGTTAGTATCAATGAAAAACTGGAGAGCATAACCAGTATAGTGTTACAAATACATTggtatatagattttttttattgcaattaccatttttatttgataaaaatgGACTTTGTAACTTTTATTTACAGAAGACAAagtaagaaaatagaaaaatatttaaactttgGTGCAGAAAAACGCTTTCCCAGACAGGGCCTATCCTactcccagactaaaatgcatgtgtcaaaaacaccttgtactgacatatcttaacatatatgggtgattctcgcaaaaatatagacttatgaggtgtcattttgattaaaaaaaagtaaatctgaagcatttaaaattaagaagcatacagttataaacatctctttatgtactattttgcactattttgaaaattttcattaccgtaatgtgtccatgactggatttgggttctttgacgtggaaatatttataattaaaaaatcaacaaaaaaaagcttcagtgcatgttatactataaacatttacagtaaagaaacatgtggcatttggtgatcattggtaaatgtagagacaataataaggaatataaatgtgtccaagaccaattttctaaaaataaaaaaaaatagttgtaagggacataactgactgtgacactcaggtaagcagttcttattttttctctccagataaagttaaaaatttgtttgtcatagt
Protein-coding sequences here:
- the plekhb2 gene encoding pleckstrin homology domain-containing family B member 2 gives rise to the protein MAFVKSGWLHRQSTILRRWKRNWFDLWSDGRLVFYDDQQRRDMEDQIHMKVDCINIRSANACKELTPPDGKSKDSLLQIVCRDGRVISICADSADDALAWTIALQDARVNMVVAPNQIGFAEEASAPPPYSELNPSPQVYYPDGYGGYVPHPPPYATQMVYSADGQQYAVNYPYHYQGGYTPNHVVVQERRRDDAGDVALGMLAGAATGLALGSLFSVF